From the Pseudomonas sp. VD-NE ins genome, the window CGCCTTGCCAATCCCCTTCACTTCCAGCAACTCATCCACCGATGCAAAAGGCCCGTTTGTTTCACGATACGTAACAATTGCTTTGGCTTTAGCCTCACCGACTCCAGCGAGTTCCTTTTGCAGCGTCGCCGCGTCGGCATCGTTGAGATCGACTTTTGCACTTTGGGAAGGTGTCGCTGTATCCATGACCAAAGGCGCTTTGGACGACTCCGCTGGCGCAACAGGTGCGGCAATAGCGGCGATCGAGGCGCTGGTGAGGAAAGCGAAAATCAGAGAGTAAAAATAACCGGTACGCATTAGTGACGCTCCATCATCATTTGAGAAAGCAGCTTTTCCGAAGCTGCTCTCCAAACGTAGGTCATGGTGGAGCCATGTCAAAAATGCGTGCGTTA encodes:
- a CDS encoding helix-hairpin-helix domain-containing protein; translation: MRTGYFYSLIFAFLTSASIAAIAAPVAPAESSKAPLVMDTATPSQSAKVDLNDADAATLQKELAGVGEAKAKAIVTYRETNGPFASVDELLEVKGIGKAILDRNRDKLEVN